Below is a genomic region from Desulfonispora thiosulfatigenes DSM 11270.
AAATTGGTTTAGGGAGGGGTACACAACATCTGTAAACGAAAAATTAGAAGGAACTATTTTAAATGGAAAAAATTACAATATAGTTGATAAGGATATTGATTCTTCTAATGCACAAGTAAGTATTATTGAGCCTATTAGTCTCTATCAAATAATTAACCAAGAATCAGAGGATTCAGAAAAGGAACCTGATGCAGAAGAATCAAAAGATAAAATAGAAAATGAGATAGTTGATGAAAAAATCAAGGAATATCGTAACTATCAAATCACCTTATTATCCGAATTTACACATAAAGAAATAGAAAAGGATGTTAGAGCAACTTTTATCCTTAAAGTTCCTGATTACCGCGCGGCTTATTTTTCGGATTATACAGTAGTACAATTAGATGAAAATATTTTATGGAAAAAATCTCTTACCACCGAAAAAAATATTTTTGTAGAAGATGATAATGTAACAATTAAGGGTGATATTTATGCTTATGGCACAGCAGAAAATGGAAGTACAAAAGGTGGCATTATAGTTGGTAATGAGGGTAAGGGAGTAAATTTAAGTGTTTATAATGGTCAAGTAGCCACCAATGAATATCTCCTTACTAATGATAGTAATTCTTCGATTACCCTAAATAATGGAGATCTCTACTGTAAGATTTTAGAGATTCCCGAGAAAACAAAAAATTGTGCAGTTACAATAGACAAAGGAACGGTTAATACACTTGACGATATTGAATTAAATGGGGAAAATGCTAAGATCGTAATAAATGGTAGTTATTTTGGTTTTACTGAAGGAAGTAACAGTAGCCACCATGAAGAAAGTAGTAGTATTGTAATTAACAGCCCTGACCTTGGCAGTGGCACTTCTTTAAAAATTACTGGCGAAGAGATACCTGGTTATGATACTGAGACCAGTCAATTAGTTGGAAATGATTATTATTCTGAAAAATATAATGATAAAAATAATAAAATTTTTGGTTATGGAATTATCATTGGAGGCACAGGATATATTAGTGAATTAAAGGATGAGCTGGATCAAAAATATGATTATCAAACAGGTGAAAGTGTATGTATTAAAGGAAATTATGTTGCTTATACGCAGTATTTAAAAGACCTGACTCGAAAAGGAAAATTCCATCCTGATAATATTATAATTAATTATTTTCCGCCCTTGTTTTTAGCGAATAAATATTTCTTATCTGGTGGCACTGAAGAATTATATACTGTTGTTGATAAGAGTGAATATTTTCAGCATTATAAAAACGATTATTATGGCTTAAATCTTAATTTAGGCAGTGAAAATGGTTTACAACTTGAAAACGTTAGACACTCTACTGGAGTATATATTAGTAAAAATAATATTTTTTCAAGTAAATATAACAATGATATAGCATCAATATTTACAGAAAAGAACGAAGACTATCAATATTATGTAAACAAAATGAGTGATCCTCAGGTCGTAACTTTATCTAACGAGGGAAGAGTTTTTAACGGATTAGGTACGAGGACAATGATAACAGATCAATTTGCCTTTACAAATAATATTATAATTAATGAAGCTAATGAATTGATTAGGATAAATAATAGCCCTGATATATCTATTACAATTAATGAAGATATTAAAAAAGGGATAATTATTACTAAAGGTGATGTTTATATTAAGGGAAAAGTCAATTTTCGTGGAACTATTGTAGCTGAAGGAAATATATATTTTCAAGATAAAGGAGCAAAAAAAATTACTCATGATGAAAATTATCTTCGTCAAACAATAAGCAAAAATGAAACCTTACGAGACCAGTTTAAAAATAATGGCAAAACTCAAAGTTTTGTAACTGACTCAAAACTAGGCGTAGATGAAACAGGTTCTTATCTAAAGTTTAGTAAGTTAATTGATATAGCATGGAAAAGATAGCTTTAAGGAGTGCTTAATATATGATAAATACTCATAAAATTAAAGGTTTTACCCTTTTAGAACTGATACTTACTTTAGCACTTACTGGAACGGTGACACTTGCTATCTTTTCGTTTTTTCTTTCTAGTTACCAAACATTTAGTATGTCAAATGATCAAATCGAAGTTCAGAACCAAGCCCAAATTGCAATAAGTAAATTTATTGAACCCATTATGTGGGCAACAGAAATAGCCGATATAAATTCAGAAAATAGCAATTTAGAATTTATAGAATTAGAAAAACTAACCTTAAAAACGGGTGATGAATATAACCAATTTGTTTTTGATAAAGCTCAAAAAAAGTTAATGTATGCAGTGAATCAAAATCAAAACCACCTTTCTCCCACGGTTTATGCGACTAATATTATTTCAGTACAGTACAAAGAACTAAAAGATAAACATAATAATATTATAGGACTAGGTATTAAGGTAGTTAGTGAAGTAAAGGAATCAAAAGTAGAGATTGAAAATGAAATTTATTTTAGAAATAAAATTAAATAAAAGGGGAGGAAAAAAATGAATAAGAGTAAGAGAGTTTTTTTAAAGACAATAGCTTTTACTTTAACATGTTTTATGCTCTTAAGTAGCTTTACCCCGATTTTAACAAGTGCAGCTGAAGCTACTCTAGGTAAAGCACCAATTAGTTTATTACGACAAGTAGATAATAAAAATAATGCTGTAAAAAAAGGTGAAGAATTTACTATCGATTATAAGATCCAGCCCCAACCTATTCAAGCTTCTCAAATTATCCCTGAATCGTATTTGCAAGATAAAGAAATTGTGCTGGTTATGGATACATCAGGGAGTATGGGTAAAGATGAAAATGATAAAAGCAAGAACAAGATTATATTCAATAATAAATCCGAGTATAAAATTGACGTAATGAAATTAGTTGCTCAAAACTTTGTTAGTAAATTTAAAGATGATAATCGGGTAAAAATTGCCCTAGTTCCATATTCAAGTAAAGCTAAAGATGTAACCTTTGACAATCAAAATTTTGCGGAAATGTCAAATATTAACACTTTGATGGGTGAGATTAATAAATTAGAGTCTGTTGGAGGTACTAATATAGGAGATGGATTACGCAAAGCTTACTATAAGTTTGAAAGTTCAGAGAAGAATACACGTAAATATATTATTTTAATGACAGATGGAGAACCTACCTTTTATTCATATACATCATGGTATTTGGACTGGTTCAAACGTGTATATAAATACTATTTAGGTAAAAATTCTTCGTATTATATTAATTCTCATAACGATTCTTCTAACGGTAAAGAATATGCCCGTAAAGTTGCACAGGATTTAATAAAAGAAGGACAGCACTCTATTAATTCCTTTATGATTGCATTTAGTAATGATGCAGATGGTACAGAACTTAAAAACATTGCTACTAGTGCTGGTGGAACTTTTATAAAAGCAGTAGATGGTAATGCCTTAGATGAAGTATATCAACAACTAGCTGATGAAATTAATAGTGATTTACCTATACATGGTGTAAAGTTTGCTGAAACAATACCTGATAGTTTTAGTATTATTAATGTATCAGAAGGTTTAGAAATAAATGGTCAAGAAGTAACTGGAAATATAGGCAGTATATCTTATAAACTAAATGATGATAAAAGCTTTTTTGAAGCTGAACCAATTGAGTTTTCGATTACTTTAAAGGCTAAGACCATAGGCGAATTTCCTTTAAAAGTTAATTCTTTCACTTATAAAGATTTAGATGGTACAAATGAAATAAAAGCTTTTTCAACCTTAATCATTAATGTATATGAAACTGATCCCCCAGAAATTATAGCAGTAATAGAGGATCACCCAACTGAATCGTCTAAGTATAAGTTAACTGTTTCTGTAGATGAAGCAGCAACTATCAAAGTATTAAATGATACAAAAGAAATTAAGACTTTTACAACTAAAGGAAAAGAGGAATTTTCTCTAGATTTCCTTAAAAATTCAATTACCAAAGACAAAGATTATCTAACCATAAAAGCAACGGATAATTCCTCAAATGTAACGACGGAAACAGTTCCACTTATTTATTTATCTTTAGAGAGTAGGGATTATTTTAATCCTAATAAACAAATAAATGAAAGACCTGTAAAAATAAATTTACGAACAGAAAACAATTCGACAATTACTTCAATAAGAGCAAATAATAAGGAAATTATCAAAAACCAATATACTGATCAAGGTAAATATAAAACACCCAATGAAACTATGTTTAAAGATGGGATTAATACTGTGCAAGTAATAGTTACTAATGAGCATGGAAATATGGCAAGTTTAAGCTTTAATCCTAGTCTTGATGCAATTGCCCCTAATTTAACAGCAAAATACACTGACGATTATAGTAAGTTACAAGTAAGTGTTAACCCAGAAGAAAAGATTATCTTTACTAGTGTGGAAGTAGATTTAAACAATGATGGTGTAATAACGGATGGTAGTAAAAACCAAGGAGACCAAGTTGCATTGAATGAGATATTTACTCAACCTGTTATAGAAGAAAATGATACAACTTTTACCATTGACTTAAAACCTGAATGGCACGGTAAAGAAATCATAGTTAAGGCAAAAGATAGTGCAGGTAATATTGGTGCTACTAATGCAAAAAATATTAGTACTATCCTAGATCACTGCCTAGTACTTCTTAAAAATAATAAAATTCAAAAATTAGATAAAGATAAGCTAGATATTGTTAATAATTTTGAAACAAAAGTGGGTGTTTTATTCAGCTCGAATTTACTTGTACCACAAAAAATGACCTTAATCTTAGATAAAGAGAATAAAGCTAAACTTGATTTAAAAGAAGTGACTATTTATAATGTAAGCGGAAATATGATATCTGCTCCTGAAAAAATTCATTTCACTAAAAATGGTAATAAATACGATATTAATATACCAAATCGTGAATTTGCACCAGAATATCTTCTTATTTATAACATTACTCCAAACCTTTCAAGTAATGAAGTTGCCGAAAAAGGTGTTTCTATTATTAATACTGTAGAGCTAAATGGACAAAGCAGTACTATAAATTTAAACATTAAAAAGCAACCACAAATTAAATAAATTATAACAAAATTTTAATTCTATCTTATCTACTTTTTAAGTATTTAAGATAGGATTTTTTTTAATTCATTATTTTAAGTATGATAGCTAGTGATTTATACCATACTATTTGTGAGTATAAATTTTGAGGTGTGACTTATGCTAATAAAAGGTTCAGTAGTTATCGATAAAAAAACCAAAAATTTAGTGAAGAGAATACTTCCAGGTCAAATTGCGATAATTAGTCATCGGGATTTAGATGAAATTGCTGCTGAGTCCTTAGTGGAAGCACGAGTAAAAGCTGTTTTAAACACAGATAATTCTTTATCAGAACTTTATACAAATGGGGGACCAAAAATTCTCTTAGCAGCTGGAATCCCACACATAGATTGTCTTGGTAATAATCTTATATCTCACTTAGCTGAGGGAGATGAAATTACGATTAAAGGTAATTTGATTTTTATAAATCATGATGTATTTGCTAAGGGAAGATTAATTACTGATAAAAATTTAACTCAAAATATGAAGATTGCACAAGAAAACTCTAATGAACAATTATGTAAATTTTTAAATAATACTTTATATTATGCTGTGAAAGAAAAAGATATATTTTTAAGCGAATTAGAATATCCCACGATAAGGACAAATATTAAAGGTAAACAGGTAGTTGTGGTAATCAGAGGAAAAGGGTATAAAAATGATTTATTATCCATGAAAGAATATATCAAGGAAAATCGACCCCTTTTAATTGGTGTTGATGGTGGCGCCGATGCTATTTTAGAAATTGGTCTTAAACCAGATTTAATTGTAGGTGATATGGATAGCGTTAGCGATGAGGCACTATGCCTTAATTGTGAGCGCATAGTACATGCTTATACTAATGGCAGTGCTCCAGGAATACAAAGATTAAAAGCACTAGGCCTAGACTATATTACCTTTGCTGCCCCAGGAACAAGTGAGGATATAGCGATGCTTTTAGCTTACGAAAAAGGAGCTGAAAAGATTATTGCTATTGGAACACATACAAATATGATAGATTTTATGGAAAAAGGGCGTAATGGGATGGGGAGTACATTTTTAGTAAGATTAAAGATAGGAAATAAATTAATTGATGCTAAAGGCTTTAGTACAATCTTAAATCCGGTTTAAAAAAAAGGAAGGGTTATTTGTGGAATCTAAAAATATTTCAGCATTAGTTCCAGCATTTAATGAAGAAAAAAACATCAAGGACACTATCTTAGCTTTGAAAAAAATAGAGGCTATTACAGAAATTATCGTAATTGATGATGGATCTAAAGATAGGACAAAGGAAATCGCGCAAGGTTTAGATATTAAAGTTATTTCTCAACCTACTAATTTAGGAAAAGGGGATGCTATTAATACAGGATCAAGATATGTTAATGGAAAGTATGTTGCCCTTGTAGATGCCGATTTAGGAAAAAGCGCAGAGGATATTAATTTATTAATTACCCCAATAATTAATAATAAGGCCGATATCAGTGTCGCAATATTTCCACCTGCAAAAAGAAAAGGGGGTTTTGGCTTAGTTAAAAAGCTTGCGACCTTTGGATTAAAGGTTAGAACTAAGCAAGTGTTTAAAGCCCCTTTATCAGGTCAGAGAGTTATGTCTAAGGATACACTATTAGACTTAGTTCCTTTTTCACCTAGATTTGGTTTAGAGGTTGAAATGACTATAAAATCAGCAAAAAAGGGATATAAGATTATAGAGGTAGAAACTAATTTATCACATGCTGAAACAGGTCGGGATTTATCAGGGATAATACATAGGGGAAAGCAATTTAAAGATGTATTTATATCTATTTTAATAAAGGGTTGGAAAAAATGAAAATATTTCTAATTTATTTGTTAGCTTTTATACTTACTAAAATAAGTTCCGTATTTATTGCAAATATGTTAATTAGATGCGGTGCAGTTCGTGCTAACTTTGAAGGTAAAGATATTCCAGTAGGAATGGGTTTAACCTTGTTTTTAGGAATAATTCCATCTTATTTATTAATTAATCAGTTTAGCCTAAATAATATGGATATAAATTATTTAACTTTATTTATTTTAACAGTCACAGTTTTAGTAGGATTTATTGATGATATTATTGGTGAAACAAAGGTTAAAGGATTAAAAGGTCATTTAAAACTTTTTTTTACGGAAGGTACCTTAACTACGGGCGCTTTAAAGGCTTTTGTAATTTCTCTTGTTAGTTTATTTTATAGCTTAAAAGTATCCGAAAGCTTTGTATTATTTATTCTAAACCTTTTCATTTTAATCTTAACTACGAATAGTTTTAATTTGTTAGATTTAAGACCAGGACGAGCTATCAAGGTATATTTACTTATTGCTGCTATAATTTTAATTAATTACCCCTTAAACCAGCCACTTCTATTGGTATTTCTTTTTGCTTTAATAGCTTATTTTCCTTTAGATTTAAAGCAAAGAGCTATGCTTGGTGATACTGGTTCAAATTTACTGGGGATTTCGTGTGGAATTAGCCTTATTTTAAACTTTAATTTATCAATAAAGATGGTAATCTTAGCCTTTTTAATAATATTACACGTTTACACAGAAAAAAAATCTTTAAGCGTTTTAATCGAAAAAAATTCTGTATTACGCTTTCTAGACAATCTTGGAAGATAATTAGTATAAACATATTTATATTTAATTGAAACTATTATATAATAGTATTAAAAATCAATTGTATTATACTATATTGTTATAGGAGGAATAGTAATGCAAGAACTTAAAATTATAAAAAGCACTACGCTTAAAGATAAACCTGAACAGGTAGGAGATTTTGGCACGATATTCACAGACCATATGTTTGTACTTGATTATGAAGAGGGTAAAGGATGGCATAATCCTGTAATAGAACCATATCAACCTATGCTTGTAGATCCAGCATCTGCAATATTACATTATGGTCAAGGTATATTTGAAGGTATGAAAGCTTATAAGACAAATGATGGACTAGTACAACTATTTAGACCTAGAGATAATTTCTTGCGTTTAAATAGATCTGCAGAGAGATTATGTATACCTCAGATTGATGTGGATTTTGTCTTAGAGTGTTTAAATAAATTAATCGAATTAGAATCTGAATGGATTCCCACTAAGGAAGGAACTTCTTTATATATAAGGCCATACATCGTAGCAACGGAGTCTTTCTTAGGGGTTAGACCATCTCATAAATATAAATTATTTATAATTTTATCCCCAGTTGGAGCTTATTATCCAGAAGGATTAAAGCCAGTTAAAATTTTAGTGGAAGATAAATTTGTAAGAGCAGTAGCTGGAGGTTTAGGAGAAGCTAAAACTATGGCTAATTATGCTGCTAGTTTATTAGCTGCTCAAGAAGCTAAGAGTAAAGGATTTTCTCAAGTATTATGGTTAGATGGTGTAAACCTTAAATATGTTGAAGAAGTAGGTACAATGAATATTTTCTTTAAGATTAATGGGGAAATTATTACGCCTGCTTTAAATGGAAGTATTTTACCAGGGATAACTAGAGATTCAGTAATTAAGGTATTAAAAAGTTGGGGATTAACTGTAAATGAAAGAAAAATTTCTATAGATGAAGTAGTGGAAGCTTTCGATAATGAATTATTAGAAGAAGCATTTGGTACTGGTACAGCTGCTGTTATCTCTCCAGTAGGTATCCTTCAATATAAAGATAAAAAAATGGAGCTAAAAGATTTTGAATCTGATAGTATCGCTCATAAATTATATGATTTTATTACGAAGTTACAATATGGAAAAGAAAATGATACTTTTGATTGGATTAAAAGTCTATCATAATATTCGTATTGTTGTTTATGTTAGGAAATCTATGTATAATTGATATTGTTGTTTTAAACTTACCTAAGGGGGATCGAATTTGAGCAAGAATATTAATTATACTAAACGTGAAAGTTGGGGCTCTAGTTTTGGTTTTATTATGGCTGCTGCAGGCTCAGCTGTAGGACTAGGAAACATATGGAAGTTTCCATACGTTGCTGGAGAAAGTGGAGGAGCAGTATTTTTATTTATCTACTTAATCTGTGCCCTTTTACTAGGATTTACAGTAATGTTATGTGAACATGCTTTAGGTAGAAATTCTCAGCAAGATGCTGTAGGAACCTTTAAAAAAATAGCACCAGGTAAAAAATGGTGGTTAGTTGGGGCTATTGGAGTTTTAGCTTCCTTTATAATTCTATCTTTTTATTCTGTGGTTGCTGGGTGGACTTTAGCTTATATTTTTAAGTCTGTGATTGGCAGTTTAGCTGGACTACAATTAACTGAATATAGTGGTTTTTTTAGTAATTTTATTAGTAATCCGGTAGAGCCAATTATTTGGCAAAGTATATTTATGATTATCACTGTAATTATTGTTGTAGCAGGTGTTCAATCTGGAATAGAAAAATGGAGTAAAGTCTTAATGCCAGCTCTATTTGCAATTCTCCTTTTAATCATAGTTAGAAGTTTAACTTTAGAAGGTTCTATGGAAGGTGTTAAATTCTTTTTAAGTCCGGATTTTTCAAAAATAAATAGTACTGTAGTATTATCTGCCTTAGGGCAAGCTTTTTTCTCTTTAAGTTTAGGTGTTGGCGCAATGATAACTTATGGTAGTTATTTAAATAAAAGATCTAATATTCCTTCGGCTGCCTTTATGATAATTGCTTTAGGTATATTAGTTGCTGTTTTAGCAGGACTTGCTATATTTCCAGCAGTTTTTGCAACTGGTATGAGTCCTAGCGGTGGCCCTGGCCTTATTTTTATGGTTTTACCAGCTGTATTTTCTAAAATGCCTTTTGGACACTTTTTTGAAATAATCTTTTTTATACTTTTAAGCATAGCTGCTTTAACTTCTGCTATATCACTTTTAGAAGTTTTAGTTGCCTTTATTAAAGATCAATTAAAGTGGACACGAAAAAAGGCTGCAATAATTAGCGGAGTACTTGCATTTATCTGGGGAATTCCCTCTTCCTTGTCACAAGGGATTTGGAGTGAATTTTTATTTAAACTTCCGGGTCAAAAACCCAAAGTGTTTTTTGATTTAATGGACTTTTTTGCTTCAAATATACTTATGCCAATTGGGGGCATTTGTGTATGTATATTTACAGCGTATATTTGGAAAACCAATAATGCTATAACAGAGCTAAGCAATAATGGCAAATATAGATATTCTTGGTTACCTCTATGGGGCTTTTTAGTTAAATATATCGCGCCAATAGTTATTTTCCTTGTTTTGTTACAGGGCCTTGGAATTTTAAAATCATAAACTATAATTTCGCACCTAAGGTGCGATTTTTTTATTAGTTGGTATTAACTTGGCTATTTCATAATACATATAGAATAATATCAAACTAAAAAGGTAACTAATCATGAATCAATTCTATAAGCCCCTTTCTTTTAATAAGTACAAACTAGGTACAATAAATGAATTCTTAGATTTAAGGGTTAATAATTATTTTAGATTGTTAAAAATAATAGAAGGAATTTTTGGTAAACCCAATTATGAATTAAAAGTAGATAAAGAAAAAATAGAAGGTTGGTTTTTAACCAATAAGAAAGAAGAATTAATTATTGAGTTTTCACCTGTAGAAGGAACTATTAAGGTTTATTGTAACGAAAAAAATAAGATCACAGAAAGCTTTCTAAAATGGTTAGAAAAAAGTAAAATATTTGTAATTAAAGAGGAGCGAAATATTAAGTAAATTTAAAGCAGCAAAATTAATAAGGGATAAAAGAGTATCATAAAGGATTAGTAAAGTATGAAAATTGTTTAGATTAGTATAATTTATTAGTAATATAGAAATTGATATAGAAAAATATTGTTTTTTTATTTACAATAGGGTTAAATGGTAATCAAAGGAGGTTCAATAATAAAAATATTCATAATATTATCATATCTGAAAGGGTGATATTTCATTTTAAGATTACGTAGTATTAAAGGACCTTTTGTATCACTGTTATTAATCGTATTTTTATTTTGCATTTTTCAGAACATATCTTTCGCGTCTGAAAGTCCTAAGCATATACTTATTAATAGTAAAGTAATTCAGTTTACTCAAAAAGAAGAAAAGCCAGTTATTAAAAATGATCGTACATATGTACCACTTAGAATCATTAGTGAAAATTTAGGCGCTGAGGTTAATTGGTTTGACAATCAAGTCTTTATTCAAAAGTCTAAAAAATTAGATTTAGCTAATGTTCCACCTAATACCTCTGGCAAAATAAGAATATTAATTGATAATCAAGTTATTAATATTACCGATAAAGATGGACAGGTTTACATAAGCGAAAAAGGACGTACAATGATTCCTTTACGAATTGTAGCAGAAAATTTAGATTGTGATGTTCTTTTTGATAAAGGAGTTATTGCTTTAACAACTAAAAAAGCAGAACCGCAGGATGAACCTAAAGAAGAACCCAAAGAAGAGCCAAAAGAACCAATTAAAGAAGAAAGTAAAACTGAAATTATTTCAATTAAGGGTCCGGCAATAGCAACATCTGAACAGTTGAAAAGATTAGTTAAAAGAGAAGAAGATAGAATGAAAGTTAAAATGGAAAGTCAAGGTAGACCATTTGAGCCATTTCCAGATGTTGTAGATCTTTATCTTGAAATTGGGAAAGAGTATGGTATACGTGGTGACTTAGCATACTGCCAGGCTTTAAAGGAAACAGGATACTTCCAATTTACAGGACAGGTACAACCTTTTCAAAATAATTATTGTGGATTATGGGCTACAGGAAGCCCATTAACAGGTGAGGAAACTTTAAAAGGTAAAGACACAATGGACATAAATAAAGTTCAGTTTTTAAAAGGTTATCATGGACTTACCTTTAAAAAGCCTGAGTACGGAGTAGAAGCACACATCCAGCATCTTTATGCATATGTAACAAAAGATGATCTACCAAAAGGTAAAGAGCTGCTAGATCCTCGGTTTAGCTATGTAAATAGAGGAGTAGCAACTAATTGGAATGATTTAAATGGAAGATGGGCAGTTCCTGGAGTTGGTTATGGGGAAAGTATTATTGATGATTATTGGAAAAAAGCATTTAAATAAGCATTATTTATTAAACTTGGTAAATTAAATTTTGCCAAGTTTTTTTTGTACAAACCATGTAGACAAAGAAACAAGTAATTCGACATTACTTTTTACAATTATTGGAAGGAATTGCATTATCTTTAGAGAATAATATAGCATGTAGAAAATAAGGAGGAGT
It encodes:
- a CDS encoding pilus assembly PilX family protein; its protein translation is MLKKIFKSNTGSTLVLVLFFLSILSMLGITILSVSTVNLKMKVVDKNAKNSLYLAESGLQEAYAEIGKVIEKGIDVGNEKVDEKLNEFIEEEKKKEEESREKAALDPENKIEIYESPYLTDEGFIDQERLEKDKKNTMINWFREGYTTSVNEKLEGTILNGKNYNIVDKDIDSSNAQVSIIEPISLYQIINQESEDSEKEPDAEESKDKIENEIVDEKIKEYRNYQITLLSEFTHKEIEKDVRATFILKVPDYRAAYFSDYTVVQLDENILWKKSLTTEKNIFVEDDNVTIKGDIYAYGTAENGSTKGGIIVGNEGKGVNLSVYNGQVATNEYLLTNDSNSSITLNNGDLYCKILEIPEKTKNCAVTIDKGTVNTLDDIELNGENAKIVINGSYFGFTEGSNSSHHEESSSIVINSPDLGSGTSLKITGEEIPGYDTETSQLVGNDYYSEKYNDKNNKIFGYGIIIGGTGYISELKDELDQKYDYQTGESVCIKGNYVAYTQYLKDLTRKGKFHPDNIIINYFPPLFLANKYFLSGGTEELYTVVDKSEYFQHYKNDYYGLNLNLGSENGLQLENVRHSTGVYISKNNIFSSKYNNDIASIFTEKNEDYQYYVNKMSDPQVVTLSNEGRVFNGLGTRTMITDQFAFTNNIIINEANELIRINNSPDISITINEDIKKGIIITKGDVYIKGKVNFRGTIVAEGNIYFQDKGAKKITHDENYLRQTISKNETLRDQFKNNGKTQSFVTDSKLGVDETGSYLKFSKLIDIAWKR
- a CDS encoding glycosyltransferase family 2 protein, which gives rise to MESKNISALVPAFNEEKNIKDTILALKKIEAITEIIVIDDGSKDRTKEIAQGLDIKVISQPTNLGKGDAINTGSRYVNGKYVALVDADLGKSAEDINLLITPIINNKADISVAIFPPAKRKGGFGLVKKLATFGLKVRTKQVFKAPLSGQRVMSKDTLLDLVPFSPRFGLEVEMTIKSAKKGYKIIEVETNLSHAETGRDLSGIIHRGKQFKDVFISILIKGWKK
- a CDS encoding vWA domain-containing protein — protein: MNKSKRVFLKTIAFTLTCFMLLSSFTPILTSAAEATLGKAPISLLRQVDNKNNAVKKGEEFTIDYKIQPQPIQASQIIPESYLQDKEIVLVMDTSGSMGKDENDKSKNKIIFNNKSEYKIDVMKLVAQNFVSKFKDDNRVKIALVPYSSKAKDVTFDNQNFAEMSNINTLMGEINKLESVGGTNIGDGLRKAYYKFESSEKNTRKYIILMTDGEPTFYSYTSWYLDWFKRVYKYYLGKNSSYYINSHNDSSNGKEYARKVAQDLIKEGQHSINSFMIAFSNDADGTELKNIATSAGGTFIKAVDGNALDEVYQQLADEINSDLPIHGVKFAETIPDSFSIINVSEGLEINGQEVTGNIGSISYKLNDDKSFFEAEPIEFSITLKAKTIGEFPLKVNSFTYKDLDGTNEIKAFSTLIINVYETDPPEIIAVIEDHPTESSKYKLTVSVDEAATIKVLNDTKEIKTFTTKGKEEFSLDFLKNSITKDKDYLTIKATDNSSNVTTETVPLIYLSLESRDYFNPNKQINERPVKINLRTENNSTITSIRANNKEIIKNQYTDQGKYKTPNETMFKDGINTVQVIVTNEHGNMASLSFNPSLDAIAPNLTAKYTDDYSKLQVSVNPEEKIIFTSVEVDLNNDGVITDGSKNQGDQVALNEIFTQPVIEENDTTFTIDLKPEWHGKEIIVKAKDSAGNIGATNAKNISTILDHCLVLLKNNKIQKLDKDKLDIVNNFETKVGVLFSSNLLVPQKMTLILDKENKAKLDLKEVTIYNVSGNMISAPEKIHFTKNGNKYDINIPNREFAPEYLLIYNITPNLSSNEVAEKGVSIINTVELNGQSSTINLNIKKQPQIK
- the steA gene encoding putative cytokinetic ring protein SteA; translation: MLIKGSVVIDKKTKNLVKRILPGQIAIISHRDLDEIAAESLVEARVKAVLNTDNSLSELYTNGGPKILLAAGIPHIDCLGNNLISHLAEGDEITIKGNLIFINHDVFAKGRLITDKNLTQNMKIAQENSNEQLCKFLNNTLYYAVKEKDIFLSELEYPTIRTNIKGKQVVVVIRGKGYKNDLLSMKEYIKENRPLLIGVDGGADAILEIGLKPDLIVGDMDSVSDEALCLNCERIVHAYTNGSAPGIQRLKALGLDYITFAAPGTSEDIAMLLAYEKGAEKIIAIGTHTNMIDFMEKGRNGMGSTFLVRLKIGNKLIDAKGFSTILNPV
- a CDS encoding sodium-dependent transporter, whose product is MSKNINYTKRESWGSSFGFIMAAAGSAVGLGNIWKFPYVAGESGGAVFLFIYLICALLLGFTVMLCEHALGRNSQQDAVGTFKKIAPGKKWWLVGAIGVLASFIILSFYSVVAGWTLAYIFKSVIGSLAGLQLTEYSGFFSNFISNPVEPIIWQSIFMIITVIIVVAGVQSGIEKWSKVLMPALFAILLLIIVRSLTLEGSMEGVKFFLSPDFSKINSTVVLSALGQAFFSLSLGVGAMITYGSYLNKRSNIPSAAFMIIALGILVAVLAGLAIFPAVFATGMSPSGGPGLIFMVLPAVFSKMPFGHFFEIIFFILLSIAALTSAISLLEVLVAFIKDQLKWTRKKAAIISGVLAFIWGIPSSLSQGIWSEFLFKLPGQKPKVFFDLMDFFASNILMPIGGICVCIFTAYIWKTNNAITELSNNGKYRYSWLPLWGFLVKYIAPIVIFLVLLQGLGILKS
- a CDS encoding stalk domain-containing protein, producing MQFTQKEEKPVIKNDRTYVPLRIISENLGAEVNWFDNQVFIQKSKKLDLANVPPNTSGKIRILIDNQVINITDKDGQVYISEKGRTMIPLRIVAENLDCDVLFDKGVIALTTKKAEPQDEPKEEPKEEPKEPIKEESKTEIISIKGPAIATSEQLKRLVKREEDRMKVKMESQGRPFEPFPDVVDLYLEIGKEYGIRGDLAYCQALKETGYFQFTGQVQPFQNNYCGLWATGSPLTGEETLKGKDTMDINKVQFLKGYHGLTFKKPEYGVEAHIQHLYAYVTKDDLPKGKELLDPRFSYVNRGVATNWNDLNGRWAVPGVGYGESIIDDYWKKAFK
- a CDS encoding branched-chain amino acid aminotransferase, with the translated sequence MQELKIIKSTTLKDKPEQVGDFGTIFTDHMFVLDYEEGKGWHNPVIEPYQPMLVDPASAILHYGQGIFEGMKAYKTNDGLVQLFRPRDNFLRLNRSAERLCIPQIDVDFVLECLNKLIELESEWIPTKEGTSLYIRPYIVATESFLGVRPSHKYKLFIILSPVGAYYPEGLKPVKILVEDKFVRAVAGGLGEAKTMANYAASLLAAQEAKSKGFSQVLWLDGVNLKYVEEVGTMNIFFKINGEIITPALNGSILPGITRDSVIKVLKSWGLTVNERKISIDEVVEAFDNELLEEAFGTGTAAVISPVGILQYKDKKMELKDFESDSIAHKLYDFITKLQYGKENDTFDWIKSLS